In Dioscorea cayenensis subsp. rotundata cultivar TDr96_F1 chromosome 11, TDr96_F1_v2_PseudoChromosome.rev07_lg8_w22 25.fasta, whole genome shotgun sequence, a single genomic region encodes these proteins:
- the LOC120272572 gene encoding uncharacterized protein LOC120272572, whose amino-acid sequence MGFVSFAGRVLFASVFILSAYQEFNDFGVDGGPAAKALRPKYNLFINHVTAHMGVNVPEIEMRHVIAATITLKGLGGLLFIFSSSFGAYLLLVYLTFITPVVYDFYNYDIEKPEFVQLFVKFTQNLALFGALLFFLGMKNSIPRRQGKKKGPKAKTV is encoded by the exons ATGGGCTTCGTCTCGTTCGCGGGGAGAGTTCTCTTTGCCTCCGTCTTCATCCTCTCTGCTTACCAGGA GTTTAATGATTTTGGAGTTGATGGTGGCCCTGCAGCCAAAGCCCTTAGGCCCAAATATAACCTCTTCATCAATCATGTTACCGCTCATATGGGTGTCAATGTCCCAGAAATTGAG ATGAGGCATGTTATTGCTGCTACCATAACTCTGAAGGGGCTCGGAggacttctttttattttcagtagCTCCTTTGGTGCTTATCTCCTG CTGGTCTATTTGACATTCATAACACCAGTAGTGTACGATTTCTACAACTATGACATCGAGAAACCAGAGTTTGTTCAGCTCTTCGTTAAGTTCACTCAG AACTTGGCCCTGTTCGGCGCGTTGCTCTTTTTCTTGGGGATGAAGAATTCAATTCCTAGAAGGCAAGGCAAGAAGAAAGGCCCAAAAGCAAAGACAGTCTAA
- the LOC120272098 gene encoding autophagy-related protein 9, whose protein sequence is MMSGIRRDGTAPSRFRWQWPSGSSLNTHLLKDVPPEIELSDYQRLPQSGNESPSGLLNGDGLEVESIADLDLFFERLYSYHREKGLRCIIIKWIFEILTVIFVTCFIGFCFLVINWNYLWNAKCGIDAFESGNRTCDLAKEAFNQHPLAPFTITKGIIIGSMALLTFHGVLNFLQFIVQFQYMVKIRKFYYNSLKVTDLEIQTTSWQEILDKVVRLQESQKICVVKDLSAHDVMMRIMRKENYLIGMLNKGVLAFSIPWWVPGAGPTVNSRSNGRQNRLILTKAFEWVLNWCIFQSMFDSKFCIRRDYLANPSLLRKRLMVIGVVIFILSPCLVIFMLVYLFLRHAEQFYHHPSTASSRRWSNLAKWIFREFNEVDHLFKHRMNNSVVHASNYLKQFPSPLVTIIAKFISFVSGGFAAILIIIAILDESLLEGHIYGRNLFWYAAVFGTVTAISRALVSDELQVLDQEGAMSLVVQHTHYMPKRWRGKANSDLVRKEFENLFQYTGMLLLEEMASIFVTPYLLIFVLPKHVDDILRFISDFTVDIEGVGHVCSLSVFDFECHGNRKYGSPCDAPREKRSSQGKMEKSFLSFHSAYPSWEPNSQGQQFLSTLRSFREKQMHRMTYQDYSVNQANQFTPVLGGHGELAYRPVQDGVHQTGYNLGTLWMINVDQRTHPYLLDWYYVSPPSETVQNLNDIPLSSGIGLRQHDDPWQPDNHLQIDPEDNWGLLFSDRMQSHSGASTSSPFLTNSILHHQNPSQSHLEASMPSPFLRDSILNHQNPRQHDFQRPWWARTGPDEPHSLGPPGSFLEPAPFIGHHNFSHHSDDLSNKSVDESQHDGSGDGGSADPKSLSKTYYMEDSDKTEGFHRPYVDSYGPPLKTLPVRILPRSIDPV, encoded by the exons ATGATGTCCGGTATTAGAAGGGATGGGACTGCTCCCAGCAGATTCAGATGGCAATGGCCAAGTGGATCATCTTTGAATACACACTTGCTTAAGGATGTGCCACCAGAGATAGAACTGTCAGATTACCAGAGATTACCCCAATCTGGCAATGAAAGCCCATCAGGACTTCTTAATGGTGATGGGCTAGAGGTAGAATCGATAGCTGATTTGGATCTGTTCTTTGAGAGGCTTTATAGTTATCATCGCGAGAAAGGTCTCCGGTGCATCATCATCAAGTGGATATTTGAAATTCTGACTGTGATTTTCGTAACATGTTTTATTGGATTTTGCTTCCTTGTTATTAACTGGAATTATCTCTGGAATGCAAAATGTGGGATTGATGCATTTGAGTCAGGGAACAGGACTTGTGATCTGGCAAAGGAAGCCTTTAATCAGCACCCTCTTGCTCCTTTCACAATTACAAAAGGAATTATTATCGGGTCTATGGCCTTATTGACTTTCCATGGGGTACTCAACTTCTTGCAGTTCATTGTGCAATTCCAATATATGGTTAAAATCCGTAAGTTTTATTACAATAG TCTCAAAGTTACAGATCTGGAGATCCAGACAACTTCTTGGCAAGAGATTTTAGACAAAGTTGTTCGACTACAAGAATCACAAAAAATCTGTGTGGTCAAAGATCTTTCTGCTCATGATGTGATGATGAGAATAATGCGCAAAGAGAATTACTTGATAGGGATGCTCAACAAAGGTGTTCTTGCCTTTTCAATTCCTTGGTGGGTCCCTGGAGCTGGTCCTACTGTCAATTCTCGATCAAATGGAAGGCAAAATCGTCTTATTCTGACAAAGGCTTTTGAATGGGTCTTGAATTGGTGCATATTTCAAAGTATGTTTGACAG TAAATTTTGCATCCGAAGGGACTACCTTGCAAATCCATCATTATTGAGGAAGAGGCTAATGGTGATTGGGGTTGTCATTTTTATTCTCTCTCCGTGCCTTGTTATCTTTATGCTTGTATATCTGTTTCTTAGACATGCGGAGCAATTTTATCACCATCCTAGTACAGCTTCATCTCGAAGATGGTCTAATTTAGCCAAGTGGATCTTCAGGGAGTTCAATGAG GTTGACCATTTATTCAAACATCGAATGAACAATAGTGTTGTGCATGCTTCCAATTATCTGAAGCAATTTCCCTCACCCCTTGTGACAATCATTGCCAAATTTATTTCCTTTGTCTCTGGGGGCTTTGCTGCAATTTTGATCATCATTGCTATCTTGGATGAATCACTGCTAGAGGGTCAT ATTTATGGCCGCAACTTATTTTGGTATGCCGCAGTCTTTGGAACAGTGACTGCTATTAGCAGAGCCCTGGTGTCTGATGAGCTACAGGTCCTTGATCAAGAAGGAGCAATGTCTCTTGTTGTTCAGCATACACATTATATGCCAAAGAGATGGCGTGGTAAAGCAAATAGTGATTTGGTTCggaaagaatttgaaaatttatttcag TACACTGGGATGTTGCTACTGGAAGAAATGGCCTCTATCTTTGTCACTCCATACTTGCTCATATTTGTTTTACCAAAG CATGTCGATGATATTTTACGTTTCATCTCGGATTTCACTGTGGATATTGAAGGTGTCGGTCATGTTTGCAG CTTAAGCGTATTTGACTTTGAATGTCATGGAAATAGGAAATATGGTTCCCCCTGTGATGCTCCTAGAGAAAAAAGGAGTTCCCAAGGCAAGATGGAGAAATCTTTTTTAAG CTTTCACAGTGCCTATCCATCATGGGAGCCTAATTCTCAGGGCCAGCAATTCCTATCTACTCTTCGCAGTTTTAGGGAGAAGCAAATGCACCGTATGACCTATCAGGATTATTCAGTGAACCAAGCTAATCAATTCACTCCAGTTCTTGGTGGCCATGGTGAACTTGCCTACAGACCTGTACAGGATGGTGTTCATCAAACTGGCTACAATTTGGGTACTTTATGGATGATAAATGTGGATCAGAGGACTCATCCCTATCTACTAGATTGGTATTATGTGTCTCCTCCATCTGAGACGGTGCAGAATTTAAATGACATTCCTCTGTCTAGTGGAATCGGTCTTAGGCAACATGATGATCCGTGGCAACCGGACAACCATCTCCAGATAGATCCTGAAGACAACTGGGGCCTGCTCTTCTCAGATAGAATGCAAAGTCATTCTGGGGCCTCTACATCCAGTCCATTTTTAACAAACAGCATTCTTCACCACCAGAATCCGTCACAGAGTCACTTGGAAGCTTCTATGCCTAGTCCATTTTTGAGAGACAGCATTCTCAATCACCAGAACCCCCGGCAGCATGACTTTCAGAGACCTTGGTGGGCACGGACCGGTCCAGACGAGCCACACTCATTGGGTCCCCCAGGTAGTTTTCTTGAGCCGGCCCCCTTCATCGGCCACCATAATTTCAGTCACCATAGCGATGATTTGTCAAACAAAAGTGTAGATGAATCACAACATGATGGCAGTGGTGATGGTGGCAGTGCAGATCCAAAGAGTTTATCCAAGACATACTACATGGAGGACTCTGATAAAACCGAAGGATTTCATCGTCCATATGTGGATTCTTACGGTCCGCCATTAAAAACCCTTCCTGTACGAATACTACCTAGGAGCATTGATCCAGTATAg
- the LOC120272525 gene encoding malonyl-coenzyme A:anthocyanin 3-O-glucoside-6''-O-malonyltransferase-like, translating to METTSSPTPPSLHSLKTLEHFRVSPPKGSVPDTSIPLTFFDIFWLLNSTVERLFFFKFPFSTSHFISDHLPIFKSSLSLTLQHFFPLAGHLRPSSSSPDDHYEINYSDGDSISLILTETQANFHELSGDQPRSFANLRPLIPSLTISNGATSPTSTPLMAIQVNIFPNQGICLAISINHVTGDGTSTMNFIHSWASTCFSSSSFTVLATPPLFVRSMVVDPNNLHELNLKLIRSFTGSPDEYSSNPQSPDDVFFSTFTLKGVYIEKLKSMIMARYEKDGKAVVPFHCTRFVVACAYIWTCLIRSRSWPEERKAHLGFSVDARPRLTPSIPAGYFGNCLGFCLAEVKVSDVVGDDNIDGVLKTIESLGKAIEYWVREVGVLKNVELLPRMFIELVDKRPLSIAGSPRFRVYEVDFGWGKPVKVEVTTIKETGAMSIAESGKEEGGLEFGLAFPKHEIDAFQACFTSGLKFLIP from the coding sequence ATGGAAACAACCTCATcaccaacaccaccatcactgcattcactcaaaaccctagagcACTTTAGGGTTTCCCCTCCCAAGGGCTCAGTCCCTGACACCTCCATCCCTCTCACTTTCTTTGACATTTTCTGGCTTCTCAACAGCACCGTTGAAcgtctcttcttcttcaaattccCTTTCTCCACCTCCCACTTCATCTCCGACCATCTCCCCATCTTCAAATCCTCTCTCTCCCTCACTCTCCAACACTTCTTCCCTTTGGCCGGCCATCTAAGaccttcatcttcatcacctGATGATCACTACGAGATAAACTACTCTGATGGTGATTCAATCTCCCTAATCCTAACAGAGACTCAAGCCAACTTCCATGAACTTTCCGGTGACCAACCAAGAAGCTTCGCCAATCTCCGGCCACTGATTCCAAGCTTAACCATCTCCAATGGTGCAACATCCCCTACTAGCACTCCTCTGATGGCCATTCAAGTGAACATATTCCCTAACCAAGGTATCTGTTTAGCCATTTCCATCAACCACGTCACCGGCGATGGCACCAGCACCATGAACTTCATCCACTCTTGGGCTTCTACTTGTTTTTCCAGTTCTTCCTTCACAGTCCTTGCTACTCCTCCACTGTTTGTCAGAAGCATGGTTGTTGATCCAAACAACTTGCATGAATTGAATCTAAAACTTATCAGATCATTCACTGGTTCACCTGATGAATACTCTTCCAATCCTCAATCTCCAGATGATGTGTTTTTCTCTACGTTCACTCTGAAGGGTGTATATATTGAGAAACTGAAAAGCATGATCATGGCTAGATATGAGAAAGATGGCAAAGCAGTTGTTCCATTCCATTGTACTAGGTTTGTAGTTGCATGTGCTTATATTTGGACTTGTTTGATCCGGTCTAGAAGTTGGCCGGAGGAGAGAAAGGCTCATTTGGGGTTTTCTGTCGATGCTAGACCTCGTTTAACTCCGTCCATCCCTGCCGGGTACTTCGGCAACTGCCTCGGCTTCTGCTTGGCAGAAGTGAAGGTGAGTGATGTTGTTGGTGATGATAATATTGATGGAGTTTTGAAAACTATTGAATCACTTGGTAAAGCCATTGAATATTGGGTTAGAGAAGTTGGTGTGCTTAAAAATGTGGAGTTGTTGCCAAGAATGTTTATTGAGTTGGTTGATAAGAGGCCATTGTCCATTGCTGGTTCTccaaggtttagggtttatgaaGTTGATTTTGGATGGGGAAAACCTGTGAAAGTGGAGGTGACCACCATTAAAGAAACTGGAGCTATGTCCATTGCTGAGAGTGGGAAAGAAGAAGGTGGCCTTGAGTTTGGTTTGGCTTTTCCTAAGCATGAGATTGATGCATTTCAGGCTTGTTTTACTTCTGGTCTTAAGTTTCTCATTCCTTGA